A stretch of Natronococcus sp. CG52 DNA encodes these proteins:
- a CDS encoding small ribosomal subunit Rsm22 family protein: MTDQREAIRSNAKYLRNVRPIDPDEICDYVDGSPHPAVVRQHLREEAVDLGLIEREDGTFVPVGDEPVRPNRGPVERFPESYEGRLEDLLVERYGVNWHEDAAGDLLRSTIRRFKSRYLEGRRVEYDDDVAAGYAIYHLPGYYAAVQYALDDLAERGLLDRNLRVLDVGAGVGGPALGLCDYLPDDALLEYHAIEPSAAADVLEELLAETDRNVHTTVHRTTAEAFDPDTLPGNGEGGFDLVLACNVLSELEDPRAVTESYLEALAPDGTLLAMAPADRNTSVQLREIERDLEGTRIDAGPSDADEANGTADAPQSEVTVYGPTVRLWPGETPSDRGWSFDVRPDLAVPAFQRRLDEATPEHDEERSPGEFVNVDVQFSHSLLRLDGRRRIDVDLETSERAKMAEMERHVTNRIDLAAAKLSRSLSETGDDGGDRPGSGNSNPLFKISDGSETVDHYAVLTRETSLNRALLEADYGDVLSFEQALVLWNDDEEAYNLVVDEETIVDRVS; encoded by the coding sequence ATGACTGATCAACGCGAAGCCATCCGCTCGAACGCGAAGTACCTGCGAAACGTCCGACCGATCGACCCCGACGAGATCTGCGACTACGTCGACGGCAGCCCGCATCCGGCGGTCGTGCGCCAGCACCTCCGCGAGGAGGCCGTCGACCTGGGCCTGATCGAGCGCGAAGACGGCACGTTCGTCCCCGTCGGCGACGAACCGGTTCGACCGAACCGGGGTCCCGTCGAGCGCTTCCCCGAGTCGTACGAGGGGCGACTCGAGGACCTGCTCGTCGAGCGCTACGGCGTGAACTGGCACGAGGACGCCGCGGGCGATCTCCTCCGATCGACCATCCGCCGGTTCAAGTCGCGTTACCTCGAGGGTCGTCGCGTCGAGTACGACGACGACGTCGCCGCGGGCTACGCGATCTACCACCTGCCGGGCTACTACGCCGCCGTCCAGTACGCGCTCGACGACCTGGCCGAACGCGGCCTTCTCGATCGGAACCTGCGCGTGCTCGACGTCGGCGCTGGCGTCGGCGGCCCCGCCCTCGGACTCTGTGACTACCTCCCCGACGACGCCCTGCTCGAGTACCACGCGATCGAACCCAGCGCGGCCGCTGACGTCCTCGAGGAGCTGCTCGCGGAGACGGACCGCAACGTCCACACGACGGTCCACCGGACGACGGCCGAGGCGTTCGATCCCGACACCCTCCCGGGGAACGGCGAGGGCGGGTTCGACCTCGTGCTCGCCTGCAACGTCCTGAGCGAACTCGAGGACCCCCGGGCGGTCACGGAATCGTACCTCGAGGCGCTCGCGCCGGACGGCACGCTACTGGCGATGGCGCCGGCGGACAGGAACACGAGCGTCCAGCTCCGGGAGATCGAACGCGACCTCGAAGGAACGCGGATCGACGCGGGACCGAGCGACGCGGACGAAGCGAACGGAACCGCGGACGCGCCGCAGAGCGAGGTCACCGTCTACGGACCGACCGTCCGACTCTGGCCCGGCGAGACGCCGTCGGATCGCGGCTGGTCGTTCGACGTGCGTCCGGACCTCGCCGTGCCCGCGTTCCAGCGGCGACTCGACGAGGCGACGCCCGAGCACGACGAAGAGCGTTCCCCCGGCGAGTTCGTCAACGTCGACGTCCAGTTCTCCCACTCGCTGTTGCGGCTCGACGGCCGCCGCCGGATCGACGTCGACCTCGAGACGAGCGAGCGGGCGAAGATGGCCGAGATGGAGCGCCACGTCACGAACCGGATCGACCTCGCCGCGGCGAAACTCAGCCGATCGCTGTCGGAGACCGGCGACGACGGCGGCGACCGACCGGGATCCGGCAACTCGAACCCGCTGTTCAAGATCAGCGACGGCAGCGAGACCGTCGACCACTACGCCGTCCTCACCCGGGAGACGTCGCTCAATCGGGCGCTGCTCGAGGCCGACTACGGCGACGTGCTCTCCTTCGAGCAGGCTCTCGTTCTCTGGAACGACGACGAGGAGGCGTACAATCTGGTCGTCGACGAGGAGACGATCGTCGACCGGGTCAGCTGA
- a CDS encoding prephenate dehydrogenase/arogenate dehydrogenase family protein has translation MDVLIVGAGSMGTWFGDAVDADVTFTDVDPDVAAAAADATSGDVTDLERDDAYDVVCIAVPLGYAAAAIAEHAPRARRAIVDVSGAMAEPLEAMARHAPDLERASLHPLFAPERAPGSIAVVRENEGATTEALLEALERRGNGLVETTATEHDEAMETVQATTHAAVLSFALAADRVPDGFETPIYDELRALAARMTEGTPRVYADIQRTFDGAEDVADAAAAIADADPDELESLYREAARRVHGDDASEE, from the coding sequence ATGGACGTACTGATCGTCGGTGCGGGATCCATGGGGACGTGGTTCGGGGATGCCGTCGACGCCGACGTCACCTTTACCGACGTCGATCCGGACGTCGCGGCCGCGGCCGCCGACGCGACCAGCGGCGACGTCACCGATCTCGAGCGCGACGACGCCTACGACGTCGTCTGCATCGCGGTGCCGCTCGGGTACGCCGCGGCGGCGATCGCCGAACACGCCCCTCGAGCGCGGCGAGCGATCGTCGACGTCTCGGGCGCGATGGCGGAACCGCTCGAGGCGATGGCCCGCCACGCGCCGGACCTCGAGCGCGCGAGCCTCCACCCGCTGTTCGCACCCGAGCGCGCCCCCGGTTCGATCGCCGTCGTTCGCGAGAACGAGGGAGCGACGACCGAAGCGTTGCTCGAGGCCCTCGAGCGACGGGGTAACGGGCTGGTCGAGACGACGGCGACGGAACACGACGAGGCGATGGAGACGGTTCAGGCGACGACCCACGCCGCCGTCCTCTCGTTCGCGCTGGCCGCCGACCGCGTTCCGGACGGATTCGAGACGCCGATCTACGACGAGTTGCGGGCGCTCGCGGCGCGGATGACCGAGGGAACGCCGCGCGTCTACGCGGACATCCAGCGGACGTTCGACGGCGCCGAGGACGTCGCCGACGCCGCCGCTGCGATCGCCGACGCCGACCCCGACGAACTCGAGTCGCTGTACCGGGAGGCCGCCCGACGAGTGCACGGCGACGACGCGAGTGAGGAGTGA
- a CDS encoding thiamine pyrophosphate-dependent dehydrogenase E1 component subunit alpha yields the protein MFEDMVTARYYEERLQEEYLEGKQPAFDISAGPIPGELHLAAGQEAAAAGVCQHLRDSDTVTAPHRPHHVAIAKGVDLNRMTAEIFGRRTGLSKGKGGHMHLFDPDVNFACSGIIAQGCPPAVGAGLAATKRGEDSVAVAFLGEGAISQGAFLESLNLAAVRELPVVFVVEDNDWAISMPKDRVSDVADGSRRADGFEMPGARVDYDDATAVYDAAKEAIGRARAGNGPSLLEVQVHRRMGHFMGDPESYRPDEDREAAQERDSIERLAADLRSEGVEDDDLEEIRERARDRVDEAIEWAKEQPKPDPEEAHEDVFVDPPSGVTTDEPTHEIAGGDD from the coding sequence ATGTTCGAGGACATGGTTACGGCGAGGTACTACGAGGAGCGCCTCCAGGAGGAGTACCTGGAGGGAAAACAGCCGGCGTTCGACATCTCGGCCGGCCCGATTCCGGGCGAGTTGCACCTCGCGGCGGGTCAGGAGGCCGCCGCTGCGGGCGTCTGCCAGCACCTTCGCGACTCGGACACCGTGACGGCGCCGCACCGCCCGCACCACGTCGCGATCGCGAAGGGCGTCGACCTGAATCGCATGACCGCGGAGATATTCGGCCGACGAACCGGTCTGAGCAAGGGGAAGGGCGGTCACATGCACCTGTTCGATCCGGACGTGAACTTCGCCTGTAGCGGCATCATCGCGCAGGGCTGTCCGCCGGCGGTCGGCGCGGGACTCGCGGCGACGAAGCGGGGCGAGGACAGCGTGGCCGTCGCCTTCCTCGGCGAGGGCGCGATCAGTCAGGGGGCGTTCCTCGAGTCGCTCAATCTGGCGGCCGTCCGGGAGCTTCCCGTCGTCTTCGTCGTCGAGGACAACGACTGGGCGATCAGCATGCCGAAGGATCGCGTCAGCGACGTCGCCGACGGCTCCCGGCGCGCCGACGGCTTCGAGATGCCGGGAGCCCGCGTCGATTACGACGACGCGACGGCGGTCTACGACGCCGCGAAGGAGGCGATCGGTCGGGCGCGGGCGGGCAACGGCCCGTCGCTGCTCGAGGTCCAGGTCCACCGCCGGATGGGTCACTTCATGGGCGATCCAGAGAGCTACCGGCCGGACGAGGACAGGGAGGCCGCACAGGAGCGCGACTCGATCGAGCGGCTCGCGGCCGACCTGCGGAGCGAGGGCGTCGAGGACGACGACCTCGAGGAGATCCGCGAGCGGGCCCGCGACCGCGTCGACGAGGCGATCGAGTGGGCCAAGGAGCAGCCGAAGCCCGACCCCGAGGAGGCCCACGAGGACGTCTTCGTCGACCCGCCGTCGGGCGTGACGACGGACGAACCGACCCACGAGATCGCCGGAGGTGACGACTGA
- a CDS encoding alpha-ketoacid dehydrogenase subunit beta: MAQKESQQAVERELTMSRAMVEAIGHEMREDDEVFYMGEDVADYGGIFDSTQGLLEEFGRDRIMDVPISETAYIGAAVGAAQQGMRPIAELMFVDFFGVCMDQIYNQMAKNTYMSGGSVSVPMVLTAAVGGTYNDAAQHSQTLYGTFAHLPGMKVVVPSTAYDAKGLMHNAIRDDDPVVYMFHKRLMGIGWMPAPDGPKTPVPDESYTIPFGSADVKREGDDVTVVTLGLHVHRALEAAETLAEDGIDAEVIDLRTLVPLDTETVLESVEKTGRLVVVDEDYRSYGVTGEIIARVAEDGLADLEAVERVAVPDVPLPYARSMEDEVIPGTDDIEAAIRSVRS, from the coding sequence ATGGCACAGAAAGAATCCCAGCAGGCGGTCGAACGCGAACTGACGATGAGCCGCGCGATGGTCGAGGCGATCGGCCACGAGATGCGCGAGGACGACGAGGTTTTCTACATGGGCGAGGACGTCGCCGACTACGGCGGCATCTTCGACAGTACTCAGGGGCTACTCGAGGAGTTCGGTCGCGACCGGATCATGGACGTCCCGATCAGCGAGACGGCGTACATCGGCGCCGCCGTCGGCGCCGCCCAGCAGGGGATGCGGCCGATTGCGGAGCTGATGTTCGTCGACTTCTTCGGCGTCTGTATGGACCAGATCTACAACCAGATGGCGAAGAACACCTACATGAGCGGCGGCTCGGTGAGCGTTCCGATGGTGCTGACTGCGGCCGTCGGCGGGACGTACAACGACGCGGCCCAGCACTCCCAGACGCTCTACGGCACCTTCGCCCACCTGCCGGGAATGAAGGTCGTCGTCCCCTCGACGGCCTACGACGCGAAGGGACTGATGCACAACGCCATTCGCGACGACGATCCGGTCGTCTACATGTTCCACAAGCGCCTGATGGGAATCGGCTGGATGCCGGCGCCCGACGGGCCGAAGACGCCCGTTCCGGACGAGTCGTACACGATCCCGTTCGGCAGCGCCGACGTCAAGCGCGAGGGCGACGACGTCACCGTCGTCACGCTCGGCCTGCACGTCCACCGAGCGCTCGAGGCCGCCGAGACCCTCGCCGAGGACGGAATCGACGCCGAGGTGATCGATCTCCGGACGCTCGTTCCCCTCGATACCGAGACGGTCCTCGAGTCGGTCGAGAAGACGGGACGGCTGGTCGTCGTCGACGAGGACTACCGCTCCTACGGCGTTACCGGCGAGATCATCGCGCGTGTGGCCGAGGACGGACTGGCCGACCTCGAGGCCGTCGAGCGAGTCGCCGTCCCGGACGTTCCGCTTCCGTACGCCCGGTCGATGGAAGACGAGGTGATTCCGGGAACGGATGATATCGAAGCCGCGATCCGCTCCGTGCGATCCTAA
- a CDS encoding lipoyl domain-containing protein — protein MGGNEDRVAVAAADVWPDDVEADETGVVVNWFAREGRRVDEGEAICEIQIEKVSIDVPAPITGELVEIERGEDDELSREDTLGWLAPD, from the coding sequence ATGGGCGGAAACGAAGACCGGGTCGCCGTCGCGGCGGCGGACGTCTGGCCGGACGACGTCGAGGCGGACGAGACCGGCGTCGTCGTCAACTGGTTCGCACGGGAGGGTCGGCGGGTCGACGAGGGAGAGGCGATCTGCGAGATCCAGATCGAGAAGGTCAGTATCGACGTGCCGGCCCCGATAACGGGGGAACTCGTCGAGATCGAACGAGGCGAGGACGACGAACTCTCGCGGGAGGATACGTTGGGCTGGCTCGCACCCGATTGA
- a CDS encoding NAD(P)/FAD-dependent oxidoreductase, with translation MERIGIAGAGAGAAAAAFEIEESTADVSVTVLEKSRGLCGRAATRRRDGIVYDYGANYVKSDDEGVADLLTETLPSDGLVDVTDPVWTFDGEGEISPGRDADEHKWTYREGLTQLAKRLFDRTGATIHRETRVERVVRDADAGTWKLEDATGKRWGPYDAVLLNPPAPQTADLLRSAAWESDCREPLVEAVEDVPYRRIWTGIFHYPFELEAPYYALVDTDKTHEIGWIGREECKPGHLPDGESLLVVQANHEWSVDHADEDPERNLAELAALTAGLLEDDRLTDPDWTDHQDWRYALPEAGVASDPLQRAESEGLYCLGDWVAGEGRLHAALRNGLEVGERAAKDSYSTN, from the coding sequence ATGGAACGGATCGGGATCGCCGGCGCGGGCGCCGGCGCGGCCGCGGCGGCCTTCGAAATCGAGGAATCGACCGCCGACGTCTCGGTGACGGTGCTCGAGAAATCCCGCGGACTCTGCGGTCGGGCGGCGACCCGACGGCGAGACGGTATCGTCTACGACTACGGCGCGAACTACGTCAAATCGGACGACGAGGGCGTCGCCGACCTCCTCACGGAGACGCTCCCGAGCGACGGCCTGGTCGACGTCACCGACCCGGTCTGGACCTTCGACGGCGAGGGCGAGATTTCGCCCGGACGCGACGCCGACGAGCACAAGTGGACCTACCGGGAGGGGCTGACGCAACTCGCGAAGCGGCTGTTCGACCGCACCGGCGCGACGATCCACCGGGAGACCCGCGTCGAGCGCGTCGTGCGCGACGCCGACGCCGGGACGTGGAAACTCGAGGACGCCACCGGGAAGCGCTGGGGACCGTACGACGCCGTGCTCCTCAATCCGCCGGCGCCGCAGACGGCCGACCTGCTGCGGTCGGCCGCGTGGGAGTCGGACTGCCGCGAACCGCTGGTCGAAGCCGTCGAGGACGTCCCGTACCGTCGGATCTGGACGGGAATCTTCCACTACCCGTTCGAACTCGAGGCGCCGTATTACGCGCTGGTCGACACCGACAAGACCCACGAGATCGGCTGGATCGGCCGCGAGGAGTGCAAACCCGGACACCTTCCCGACGGCGAGTCGCTGCTGGTCGTCCAGGCCAACCACGAGTGGTCGGTCGATCACGCGGACGAGGATCCCGAGCGCAACCTCGCGGAACTCGCGGCGCTCACCGCCGGATTGCTCGAGGACGACCGTCTGACCGATCCCGACTGGACCGATCACCAGGACTGGCGCTACGCGCTGCCGGAGGCGGGCGTCGCGAGCGATCCCCTGCAGCGCGCGGAGAGCGAGGGACTGTACTGTCTCGGCGACTGGGTCGCCGGCGAGGGGCGGTTGCACGCGGCGCTCCGGAACGGACTCGAGGTCGGCGAACGCGCGGCAAAAGACAGCTATAGTACCAATTAA
- a CDS encoding M24 family metallopeptidase translates to MEIDLAPLLAALEDEGADGYLIDDDASDSDQRYVSGFTAPDAYQTLVTAEGDVHLLVSGLEYGRATKEATADSVTRRAAYDYQELLAEHGSYEGTIRTIAAFLADRDVDSIAVPRNFPTGTADGLREQGLAVAAETEGVVEGIRATKTPWETNQIRATQEANEAAMAVAEELIATAAVEDGVLVHGDEPLTSEDVKEKIEITLLRHGCALDETIVACGPDGADPHNRGSGTLEANELIVIDIFPRDKQTGYFGDMTRTFARGEPSDEARRRYDVTEEAFEAALETIEAGVTGSDVHDAACDVIEKAGYDSLRSNPNAETGFIHSTGHGVGLDIHEQPSVAPTGGELEPGHVITIEPGIYDPEVGGVRIEDLVVVTEDGYENLTEYRVELEPIAR, encoded by the coding sequence GCGCCGCTTCTCGCCGCCCTCGAGGACGAGGGAGCGGACGGCTACCTCATCGACGACGACGCCTCGGACTCCGACCAGCGGTACGTCTCCGGCTTTACCGCACCGGACGCCTACCAGACGCTGGTGACCGCGGAGGGCGACGTTCACCTCCTCGTTTCGGGCCTCGAGTACGGCCGGGCGACGAAGGAGGCAACGGCGGACTCGGTGACGCGACGCGCCGCGTACGACTACCAGGAACTGCTCGCCGAACACGGTTCGTACGAGGGAACGATTCGAACGATCGCCGCCTTCCTCGCGGACCGCGACGTCGACTCGATCGCGGTGCCCCGGAACTTCCCGACGGGAACCGCGGACGGTCTTCGAGAGCAGGGGCTCGCGGTCGCGGCCGAGACCGAAGGCGTCGTCGAGGGGATTCGAGCGACGAAAACCCCCTGGGAGACGAACCAGATCCGGGCGACCCAGGAGGCCAACGAGGCCGCGATGGCCGTCGCCGAGGAACTCATCGCGACGGCTGCCGTCGAGGACGGGGTCCTCGTCCACGGCGACGAACCGCTGACCAGCGAGGACGTCAAGGAGAAGATCGAGATCACCCTCCTGCGTCACGGCTGTGCGCTCGACGAAACGATCGTCGCATGCGGCCCGGACGGCGCCGACCCGCACAACCGCGGCAGCGGCACGCTCGAGGCGAACGAGCTGATCGTGATCGACATCTTCCCGCGGGACAAGCAGACCGGATACTTCGGCGACATGACCCGCACGTTCGCCCGCGGCGAGCCGAGCGACGAGGCGCGCCGGCGGTACGACGTTACCGAGGAGGCGTTCGAGGCCGCACTCGAGACCATCGAGGCGGGCGTTACCGGCTCCGACGTCCACGACGCGGCCTGCGACGTGATCGAGAAGGCCGGTTACGACAGCCTCCGGAGTAATCCGAACGCCGAGACGGGATTCATCCACAGCACCGGCCACGGCGTCGGGCTGGACATCCACGAGCAGCCGAGCGTCGCCCCGACGGGCGGAGAACTCGAGCCGGGCCACGTGATCACGATCGAGCCCGGCATCTACGACCCCGAGGTGGGCGGCGTCCGAATCGAGGACCTCGTCGTCGTCACCGAGGACGGCTACGAGAACCTGACCGAGTATCGGGTGGAACTCGAGCCGATCGCCAGGTAA